In Miscanthus floridulus cultivar M001 chromosome 5, ASM1932011v1, whole genome shotgun sequence, one genomic interval encodes:
- the LOC136451366 gene encoding bidirectional sugar transporter SWEET3b-like encodes MVPNTVRVAVGILGNAASMLLYAAPILTFRRVIKKGNVEEFSCVPYILALFNCLLYTWYGLPVVSSGWENLPVATINGVGILLEISFIGIYVWFAPAEKKRFALQLVLPVLALFGLTAALSSFVAHTHHMRKVFVGSVGLVASISMYSSPMVAAKRVITTKSVEFMPFYLSLFSFLSSAIWMIYWLLGRDFLIASPNFIGVTMGMLHLLLYCIYRRGDGAAAEAELRVHGAAADQEKGLKAAVPMAVQVQPQETAASSRVNQNV; translated from the exons ATGGTTCCAAATACAGTCCGTGTTGCCGTAGGAATCCTAG GAAATGCTGCTTCCATGCTCCTCTATGCAGCCCCTAT ATTGACGTTCAGAAGGGTGATAAAAAAGGGCAACGTGGAGGAATTCTCATGCGTGCCATACATCCTAGCTCTGTTCAACTGCCTCCTGTACACCTGGTACGGGCTCCCAGTAGTGAGCTCCGGATGGGAGAACCTGCCCGTCGCTACCATCAACGGGGTGGGCATCCTGCTGGAGATCTCGTTCATCGGCATATACGTATGGTTTGCACCAGCAGAGAAGAAG AGGTTTGCCTTGCAGCTGGTGCTTCCTGTGCTGGCGTTGTTTGGCTTGACTGCGGCTTTGTCGAGTTTCGTGGCCCATACACACCACATGCGCAAGGTTTTTGTGGGCAGTGTTGGGCTGGTGGCTTCCATATCCATGTACAGCTCTCCAATGGTGGCAGCT AAGCGAGTCATAACGACGAAAAGCGTGGAGTTCATGCCGTTCTACCTGTCGCTGTTCTCCTTCCTGTCCAGCGCGATCTGGATGATATACTGGCTCCTCGGGAGGGACTTCTTAATCGCG TCGCCAAACTTCATCGGCGTAACGATGGGCATGCTTCACCTGCTGCTGTACTGCATCTACAGGAGAGGCGACGGGGCAGCAGCTGAAGCAGAGTTGCGTGTGCATGGCGCCGCCGCTGATCAGGAGAAGGGCCTGAAAGCAGCGGTGCCGATGGCCGtgcaggtgcagccgcaggaGACAGCTGCGAGCAGTAGGGTCAATCAAAATGTCTGA